One window of Lytechinus variegatus isolate NC3 chromosome 2, Lvar_3.0, whole genome shotgun sequence genomic DNA carries:
- the LOC121408359 gene encoding uncharacterized protein LOC121408359, whose product MTAVDEEIEFLDMDIDISDESDYNDSDDDDDGEVGELEGEEEERLVDERDQIPQPYQHEPEPVQPPEPGAIPLGDGVGFRGNRDITRLDPRNTDNWCQCGHCEILPSFNVGDCLCCREIAEVAKEGEGVECITQARDFYPAILNPVTLYIAWQHFTERWRRQARAFGARNNEKYRYVAYRQFVRWCWGILGKDIRVQLPACVQAIIKNTYPDGNNIYRGTVLRRLEI is encoded by the exons ATGACGGCTGTTGATGAGGAAATTGAATTTTTGGATATGGACATTGACATCAGTGACGAAAGTGATTATAATGACagcgatgacgatgatgatggggaAGTAGGAGAGCttgaaggagaagaagaggaaagacTCGTTGATGAACGAGATCAAATTCCGCAACCTTACCAGCACGAACCAGAGCCTGTGCAGCCGCCGGAACCGGGTGCGATACCTCTCGGTGATGGTGTGGGCTTTCGTGGAAACAGAGACATTACTCGTCTCGACCCAAGGAATACCGATAACTG GTGTCAGTGCGGCCATTGCGAGATTTTACCGTCGTTCAAtgttggagactgtctctgctGCAGAGAAATTGCAGAGGTGGCAAAAGAGGGGGAAGGCGTGGAGTGCATCACCCAAGCTCGGGATTTTTATCCAGCCATACTCAACCCCGTAACATTGTACATTGCATGGCAACATTTCACGGAAAGGTGGCGAAGGCAGGCAAGAGCATTTGGTGCTCGAAACAATGA GAAATATCGATATGTTGCCTATCGCCAATTTGTTAGGTGGTGCTGGGGCATCTTGGGCAAAGACATCAGAGTACAGCTCCCTGCTTGCGTCCAGGCCATCATCAAGAATACATATCCAGATGGAAATAACATCTATCGAGGTACTGTGCTGAGACGGCTGGAAATTTGA